A genomic window from Dechloromonas sp. A34 includes:
- the nusA gene encoding transcription termination factor NusA — MSREILLLVDALAREKNVSKDIVFGALELALASATKKRIHDEADVRIAIDRNTGSFESFRRWQVVPDNEYVNEYLEVPLSEAQKDDPEIEPGDSLEEPLEPIDFGRIGAQAAKQVILQKIRDAEREQILADFLDRKEHVVSGTIKRMERGNAIVEAGKIEALLPRDQMIPKENLRVGDRIRAYLLRIDRNARGPQIILSRTAPEFVIKLFDMEVPEIADGLMELKACARDPGLRAKIAVKSNDPRVDPIGTCVGLRGSRVTAVRNEIGGENIDIVLWSADPAQFVIGALSPAEVSSIVVDEEKHVMDVVVDEDNLAIAIGRSGQNVRLASELTGWTINLMTQDESAKRSEAEYAVTRVTFMEKLDIDEELADLLIEEGFSTLEEVAYVPLAEMLEIEGLDEDIVNELRTRARNVLLTEAIAAEEQLENVADDLIDLEGMSKELAAKLAANGVKTRDDLAELAVDELTELTGIDEERAKELILKARAHWFE; from the coding sequence ATGAGCCGTGAAATTTTGTTGCTGGTCGATGCCTTGGCCCGCGAAAAGAACGTCAGCAAGGACATCGTCTTCGGTGCCCTTGAGCTGGCGCTCGCATCCGCGACCAAGAAGCGCATTCATGATGAGGCCGATGTTCGCATCGCAATCGATCGCAATACCGGCAGCTTCGAGTCCTTCCGTCGCTGGCAGGTCGTGCCCGACAATGAGTACGTCAATGAATACCTTGAGGTGCCGCTTTCCGAAGCGCAGAAGGACGATCCGGAAATCGAACCCGGCGATTCCCTCGAAGAGCCGCTGGAGCCGATCGACTTCGGTCGGATCGGTGCCCAGGCTGCCAAGCAGGTCATCCTGCAGAAGATCCGCGACGCCGAGCGCGAACAGATTCTGGCTGACTTCCTGGATCGCAAGGAGCACGTCGTTTCCGGCACCATCAAGCGTATGGAACGTGGCAACGCAATTGTCGAGGCTGGCAAGATCGAAGCCCTGCTGCCCCGCGACCAGATGATCCCCAAGGAAAACCTGCGGGTCGGCGACCGCATCCGCGCCTACCTGCTGCGTATCGACCGCAATGCCCGCGGTCCGCAGATCATCCTGTCGCGCACGGCTCCGGAATTCGTCATCAAGCTGTTCGACATGGAAGTGCCGGAAATTGCCGACGGCCTGATGGAACTGAAAGCCTGTGCCCGCGACCCCGGTCTGCGCGCTAAGATTGCCGTCAAGTCCAACGACCCACGGGTTGATCCGATCGGTACCTGCGTCGGTCTGCGCGGTTCGCGCGTCACCGCCGTGCGTAACGAAATCGGCGGCGAGAACATCGATATCGTGCTGTGGTCGGCAGATCCGGCCCAGTTCGTGATCGGTGCGCTGTCGCCGGCCGAGGTCTCTTCCATCGTTGTCGATGAAGAGAAGCATGTCATGGACGTCGTTGTCGACGAAGACAACCTGGCGATTGCCATCGGGCGTAGCGGACAGAATGTCCGTCTCGCTTCCGAATTGACTGGCTGGACCATCAATCTGATGACCCAGGACGAGTCGGCCAAGCGCTCGGAAGCCGAATATGCGGTGACCCGCGTTACCTTCATGGAAAAGCTCGATATCGACGAGGAACTGGCCGATCTGCTGATCGAGGAAGGTTTCTCGACGCTGGAAGAGGTGGCCTATGTGCCGCTGGCTGAAATGCTCGAAATCGAAGGTCTGGACGAGGATATCGTCAATGAACTGCGTACCCGCGCCCGCAATGTCCTGCTGACCGAGGCGATTGCCGCCGAGGAACAGCTCGAGAATGTGGCCGATGATCTGATCGATCTGGAAGGTATGAGCAAGGAACTGGCTGCAAAACTGGCCGCAAATGGCGTCAAGACCCGCGATGACCTCGCTGAACTGGCGGTGGATGAACTCACGGAATTGACCGGCATCGACGAAGAGCGTGCCAAGGAACTTATTCTGAAGGCACGGGCTCACTGGTTCGAGTGA
- the rimP gene encoding ribosome maturation factor RimP — MDLNTLLETTVVGLGYELVDVEMSPRGRTIRVFIDTPGKPSGVDVEDCAKVSNQLSRVFEVENIDYDRLEISSPGLDRVVKKAEDFERFAGQDIQIKIRIPQGGRRNFQGELLGCKDGKVGLRLEKDDVELEFTNIEKARLVPRFD; from the coding sequence ATGGATTTAAACACGCTGCTTGAAACGACTGTGGTCGGTCTGGGTTATGAACTCGTCGATGTCGAGATGTCGCCGCGCGGCCGCACGATTCGCGTTTTCATCGATACGCCGGGTAAGCCGAGTGGGGTCGATGTCGAGGATTGTGCCAAGGTCTCGAATCAGCTGTCCCGGGTTTTCGAGGTCGAAAACATTGATTACGATCGTCTCGAGATTTCCTCGCCAGGCCTGGATCGTGTCGTCAAGAAAGCGGAAGACTTCGAGCGCTTCGCCGGCCAGGATATTCAAATAAAAATACGTATTCCACAGGGCGGTCGCCGCAATTTCCAGGGCGAGTTGCTGGGTTGTAAGGACGGCAAGGTCGGCCTGCGCCTGGAAAAAGATGATGTGGAACTGGAATTCACCAATATCGAGAAGGCACGTCTGGTGCCTCGTTTCGACTGA